TAAATGATCTATTTGCGTCACCGGTCTTGCGGCTTTAATGTGATTTAATCAAAGCGCTTTATAAGCGAAAACGGACATCCTGACCGGCCCCGTATCGAGATACGGATCAGGGTTTCTAATCCGCATCTCGATTTTTTTAATTATTAGCTTGAATCAGGGTTCTGGCGAAGGCTCTGGAGACGGTGATGGCTCAGGTGACGGAAACGGAGATGGGGGTAAGCTTTCTATAATTTCCTCGCACCCGCCGGTGTCGATTAACGCATTTCCGTTTACATCAAACGTGTCTTCACCCGAATCAAAAATACAGGCATCGGCAAAGAATGAGATGCTTGAATTACCCTCCGCACGCGCTCCGTTCTCAAAGGCCGATACATTTAAATCACCGTTTGCCTCCACTACGACATCGGCGTTGCCGCGGGTTCTGATGCCGTCCTCGGTGGCGTCGCAGGTTATGTCACCGTCAACCGTAAGTAGTGTCACCTGCGACGTTCCTCTCGCGTCGATGCACCTATTGCAATTGGTCAGTACGATGTCCTCGGGGTCTATTATCAAGTTGCAGTTGCCTGCCGTTCTGATACAGTCCTCTCCCCCTCCGTCAATGATGATATCCTCGTTCACATTCTTGGTAATCTCGAGGGTCCCGTTTTCACAGCGGATCGGACCTTCCACTTCGGAGATTTCGACAATATCGACTTCATCTCCGGGAGGTGAATTGAGATCTATAGCGACTACTATTTCTAGGATGGAGCCTTCCTCGACCAGAATGCTCACAGAAACCGTAGTTCCGTCTACGTCGAAGATTAGGGTCACATTTTCAGCCGAATCCAGTAAAAAGCTGAGCGAGAAACTTCCGTCAGCGTCTGTTATGTCCGTATCCACCGTGACTCCGTCTATAATTGCCGTAACCGTGATACCGTCCTGAGCTTTTGCCTCTTTTATCAGACTCAGAAGCTTCATCAGCTTTGCGAACCTTACTGAGTTCGCGTTTCCTTCGGTCATGGCGACCACAGTTGAAACCCTTCCGTTAACAACCGTTGTCTGGCCGGTCCGGTTCTCGCCGTTGTCCCCTCCTCCGTCACAAGCGAGGTGAGTAATCGACGGCACTAGTGCCAGGGCCAGGATTATTAAAATATTTCTTGCCTTCTTCATATCTTTACTCCTCCTTTATTTTTTTATGCTGTATATCCAACATAGTTGCATACAGTACTGAAAGTTATTTTGGGCAATATTCAGGCCAGTGTTCTTTTAGCCTAAATTTCCAGTAATGTAAGAGGATTAGATTCTCAATCGTGGCTTTACACGTAAGATGTGTGTCAAAACACGCAATATTAATTGTACAATACTGTACAGAAATCAGGCGGCAGGGACTCCCTTACTCGGGATTTTGCCAAAAAAAGTCCCTGTGGTACTATATCAAACTTTATGTTGCATGTGCTAACAGGTACACACAAGGGGAGAAAACTTAAAGTCCCCAAGGGACAGAAGATACGCCCTACTACAAGCAGGGTAAAGAAATCTATATTCGACAGATTAGGAGATATCTCGGGCCTGAGGGTTCTTGATGTATTCGCCGGTTCGGGGGGGTTGGGAATCGAGTCCCTGAGCCGGGGCTCGTCACACGTGACATTTGTCGAAAAGGACTCATCCGTCTTCAAGATACTCCTTCAGAATTTAGCCGTCTGCGGATTTGCGGACCGGTCAACTCTCATATGCTCTGATTACGAGGAGGCGCTTAAAGGTCTCGGCGGGGATAACCGGACTTTCGACCTCATATTTATCGACCCCCCCTATAAGCTTTACGAGAATAAAGAGGTGAGTGATTTTATTTCGCCTGCCTCGAATTTGCTTGTAGCGGGCGGGATTATAGTGATAGAGCATGACCATAAAACAGACTATACGCCGCCCGGTTTTGAGAGATTGACAAAGCCTTTCGGGGGAACTCATGTCAGTTATTTCACCAGGAGCTCTTAATGCGTAAAATAGCCATATATCCGGGTTCGTTCGATCCCTTTACGAAGGGGCATCAGAATGTGATTGAGCGGGGAGTCAAGGTGTTCGATCAGGTTGTGGTGGCGGTAGCTCATAATACCTCTAAAAAGACAGTCTTTACGCTTGAGGAAAGGGTCGAAATATTAAATGAGATATTCCAGGGCCGGGACGATGTAAAGGTGGATTACTTCGAAGGTCTTCTCGTTCAGTATGCTAATAAAATGGGCACCAATGTCGTCCTCAGGGGAATGAGGACGGTGTCTGATTTCGAATACGAGCTTCAGATGGCTCTGGCTAATAAAATGCTGAGTCCGGAGCTTGAAACGGTCTTTATGGTTACCGACAGCGAGTTTTCTCACGTAAGCTCGTCTGTCATCAAAGAGGTAATTGCGTTAGGCGGTCCTGCCACACATATGGTGCCGGAGATTGTGGAAAAAAGACTGAGGAAAAAACTTAAAAGAAGTTAGGAGGAATTGTATTTTATGGAACTCTCTTCACGTGCGAAAAGATTAAAGCCCTCCGCTACTATGGCGATTACGGCTAAGGAAAAGGCTCTCAAGTCACAGGGTGTGGATGTGATCGGTTTCGGTGCGGGGGAGCCCGATTTCGACAGTCCCGAACACGTGAAAGAAGAAGCCATTAAGGCAATCAGGGCGGGACTTACCAAATACACGGCGGTCGGCGGAATCGATGAGCTCAAGGAAGCGATAATTCACAGAATAAAAGAAGACTATGGTCTCGAATACGAAAAATCGGAAATACTTACCTCTATAGGGGCCAAGCATACTCTTTACAATCTGACCCAGGTGCTCTTCGATACAGGCGACGAAGTGATAATACCCTCTCCTTACTGGGTATCTTATCCCGAACAGATAAAGCTAGCGGAGGCCACGCCCGTAATACTCGAGACCAGCGAGGACGATGGTTTTAAACTGAAGCCCGGCGCGCTCAG
This is a stretch of genomic DNA from Deltaproteobacteria bacterium. It encodes these proteins:
- the rsmD gene encoding 16S rRNA (guanine(966)-N(2))-methyltransferase RsmD, which gives rise to MLTGTHKGRKLKVPKGQKIRPTTSRVKKSIFDRLGDISGLRVLDVFAGSGGLGIESLSRGSSHVTFVEKDSSVFKILLQNLAVCGFADRSTLICSDYEEALKGLGGDNRTFDLIFIDPPYKLYENKEVSDFISPASNLLVAGGIIVIEHDHKTDYTPPGFERLTKPFGGTHVSYFTRSS
- the coaD gene encoding pantetheine-phosphate adenylyltransferase; this translates as MRKIAIYPGSFDPFTKGHQNVIERGVKVFDQVVVAVAHNTSKKTVFTLEERVEILNEIFQGRDDVKVDYFEGLLVQYANKMGTNVVLRGMRTVSDFEYELQMALANKMLSPELETVFMVTDSEFSHVSSSVIKEVIALGGPATHMVPEIVEKRLRKKLKRS